GGACACACCACCCAGGTTTAGAAAAGGGCATCAATACCTGCTGGAGTCAGAACCAGGGCCTGCAGCAGGTCAGAGAGTGAGACGATGCCCTTCACCACATTGTCCTTATCCACCAAGACCAGGCGGTGAACCTACCAGACAGGGAACCATGGCAACCTTTATACAAATGACCAGTGGCACAGCAAACTAATCAGAAGGCAGTCCTATGGGTTCTTTCCAATCTTATCTTTCTCCGCCTATCTCCTTGTCCTTTGCAAGACCCAGAAATCAattgaggtccaccatctttcaGGAAATTCTAACCCAATCCAATGTTCCTTCTAAGagctagaaaataaaaacttttcttGAGAAAGGAAATATGAGTGAATGACAGTATTTTTTCGGAATgcatataaatgatcaacctgtggatccacctctcctcctctgccacGCTTCGAACTGACCTTTGAAGGATTAAGGacgttccatttgcctaattcctTTTACGATTTCCCCTCCTTCACTTACTTTTCTTGCATCTCCTGATGAGTGGAGCATGAAAAGGAGAAAGGAAACTAATaagaaggtgaaaaataagcaattggaaagaGCCGTCTATATGCCTGGTGAATTCTTCAGGAAGGACGGAAGGCTTGTTGACAACCCCAAACCAAACCACCGGCACAAGCGACAGTAGAAACACTCGACATGTCAAGTGACAGAAGCAGCAGGGACCACGGCACAGTCTCCCAGCTGGCCTGGGGTGGTCTCCTGTGGACAGACCTCAGCCTTAGCGATGCGGTCGATGATGGTCTCCAGCGTCTCGTAGGGGTAGCATTTGAGCACGCCCTCCACACAGCAGGCCCGGCCCTGAACGGCCTCCTGCATCGTCATGTTCAGGTGGTTGTAGTTCTTCTGCGCTGCCAGATTCTGCCaaacacaggggtgtggagaggagataATCATCATTCCTCACTGGGAAATGCAGAGTTTGTTcagcattattttaatatttctgcAATTTCAGAAAGCAGTTGCAGAATTGTTGCATCAATACCCCCGGTGTATTAGTGTGTAGCTGTTATGTGTGCTAACCATTTCAGTCGTGACAGTGAACAGTAAAGCGTAAAGTGACAGTAAACTGGCtggaaatatttgaaataaccgTGAATTATCACAGAaggatgtatccactacacatgCACCAAATATTAATTCAAAGTGAATAATGATAACAACCAAatttcaagtcagacataaGATCTGAACTGTAAACATCAGGATTGTATGGGCTTAGTCGCATTGCCACCCCACTTCCTCAGctcctcccaaaatgtaccaCCCACAAGTAAACAgtattggagaaggagagagacttGGAGAGGGACAAGGTCGGTTAAGAGATTTAAGAGAAAAGTTGGGATTCAAACGCAGGATGTTTTCATTGTGAGGTGACTGTGTTATCCATTGCACCACTGTGCTGCCACATAGCTCTAGCTATAAATCCCTCTATACAAAAACTCTATGTGCAAATCTCATGAAACTGCGGAAGGAGATATGCGATGAGACTAAAACATGTATTGCCCCGGCCATTAGGTCAGGACCTTCTTGATGTCTTGAATGATGAATGTTCTGGACCCAATAGCTCATCATACCAGAGGAAGTGGGTGTGTATTGCACCAGCTCGCTGTGCTGTAATACTTACGATCACGTCAAATCGGGAGTACAGGGCGATCACTTTTCCTGCAGATAAAACACAGGAGAtcactgaaatgtttttctAGGAGTGGtgccaaatgtatttattctacATTTAAAACAATTCACTGCTTCTTGGAATGGCATTTAGTCAATGAAGGAATTACCTAGGCCAGGGAAGGATTTGAAACAGTGGAATTAATCTGCTTAAAGGTatgtccacaccaagaactcaAACTATAATGATAacgataacgatgtgagcatccacactcaTGAATCCTTCTTTAAATAGTCTCTTGGTTATGttatctgccattttgaatgtgacacCCTATAAATTTGGATGGATTATGGATGGATCATCCAGCTGGGAAGAAATCGCTGAACTGATACCAATGATATAGTTTGTCTCTGTCATTGTCGTTATAATTGTGGTGCGAACCACTGGAGTTTTAAAGCAATATATTCATAGTTTTTGGTTTAGACGGGCCTTAAGAGGTGCAACTGGCATAGACACCTTCTTTGGTTACCACGGGTAGCGCTGACACCCGCCTCTCCACGAACATGGTGAGAGCGTCGTACACCGTTGCCGTCTCTAAGACCGTGGCGATTTCCTTGAACGTCCCGATTTCCAACTCCTCGATCCGTTTCTGCAAGAAGCGTGGCTTTGGGATCATCGAGCCCTAGACGGAGGAAACATCAGATACTGAACAGAATGCACCAGCATGAGGATCTGTAACTAACTCATAGCATTAAAGGAAAGGGCGAGCCACAGAAGAGTGGGGGTGGGAAGGCGGTCTCACAAAGATATGCAGGAACTTGAGAATGCGCTTGTGCGTCAGTATGTGCAGGACGTTTCCCGACTCCGGGTCGATGACGGGTAACCGGTGGATCTTATTCTTCAGTAAGGAGTAGATGGCGTCAAACAGGCtgcgagaggagagaggaggctgCTGTCAGATCCGCAAAAATCACAACCACCATCCGTGCAGCGATAGGCAGAGAGAGCGGCCCCCAGTTCTTACCTGGATTCAGGCGTGATGCTGACGAGTGTGTTGAAAGAGTACTGCAGGTATACTTCTGCACCCAGCAAAAAACAAGAATGAGAACAGTAAAGAACTAACCGTTTGAACTGAgtgcattcatattcatttgtGAATGGGATCACCTCTCCATGTCTCAATCTTGTGTTCTTCCAGCTCATAAATCTGTACCTGTGAGAAAAATGTGTAGGCCTGATTAACTATATTAACTGTATTAACTACAACACTATAATTTTACCTGGCTGTGCTACTGCAGTTATAGTGGTTTTTATTACTtccgttttgttttttaaccagGAAGTCAAACTGAGATATCTGTGGTCTCTGTCTGGGTGTGGCCATATTAAATGTCTTAAGAATACTTAAGAAGAGTCCATTCTTACCATGGGAGATTTGTAGTATCGGTGTAGAATGTTAATAAAATCAGTTATGGTCAGCATTCCTGCAGCAGAAATAGGAGCCATGAAACAAATATCAGAAGGAGTACGTCTTATGGGTTGCACCATACACCACAGGTACAGTAGAGACTGTAGGGCCATGTCCAAATCAGAGCAtttgcctactattgagtataaacgttacatacacacaacctgcACCATGAAACACAGCTATCAAAGAGCTTCCGTGCCATGTGACCTGCACCAGGTGTCAGAGAAACTGCATTATGTGACCAGAACTACCTTTTGGCCCGAAACATACCCTACACAAGTCCGTGAATGCAAATGGAAACACAAGGCCGACACAATGCTTGGTCCGGATGTACCATACTCAACGTGCATACTTACGTATGTCCCTGTGGAGGTAATAAACTCCAGTCCTCAAGGGGGCGATCCAGGACAGTTATGAGAGATGTAGCGGAAGAAAGTACAAAAGGAAGAAGAAGGCTTCATCCTACTTGTTGCAAGCTATAACAATTTCAGGTGACACATTTTAGAACACAACGACGCATGAAATCGACATTGCGTAGCTCTCAGTGACTGCATTTGCCTACTTGTGTAGGGTATGCTTCAaagtgtttttatgttttcgGGGCTTAATCTGTTTCCCAGGGCGCCCCAGGGGGAAGGGCTCGGGGGAGCTATATTtgaccgcagagagagagatcaccaCACCGACTTGTGCATATGGCAGTTGAACTATACTTAGCCCTGGAGCGAAAGGAACAGTTCTGACCAGGCCTGTAGTTACCGGCTTGTctatactatttagcttttaggcaaacaaaGCAGTAGgtgcactttagtggtaggaaaagatGAGcaatgctatatatatatatatatataatgttacAGCTTTAGTAAACGTGCAATGAGGAATATTCATTAAGTGTACAGAATACACATCACCTCTCATGTTACATACAGTTGAGCTGTGTTAGCTGATCAGAGTTCACTGTGACATGATACTTATACAAAAAATTATACAGGcagaacacaacacagaaaGACTAAACAACAAAagagtaaataaaaaacaaacataaaaaaataacagatcAGCAGTCCCTGAATTGCATAATTCCAATAGTTTTGTATGAAATCTTTTTCTCCTGCACtctaaaaatgaaaagttgCTACACTGGCGGAACCCCTTCAGGTGCCATTAAAGGTTCTCTGAGGAACCTTTTGGAAAGCCTGGAGGAATCTGTTAtgtcccataataataataattacaaaattGCTTGATCacataaaaaattatttatagTTTAGAATAATGAAACAGTCCATGACAATTAATTAATCccagaaataataatttcatttaagAAGGTTCTTCAGACAACCCTAGGATGCCTTGGAGAACAATTTTTAAAGAGAAGATCATTTTCAAACTTTCAAAGGTTCAAATATGAACCGGCAACAGAGGGTTCTTAAATTAACTTTAAGGTTCATTAAGGAACCTATAGGGTTCTTTTTTGAGCATTTACTTTTTTGAGTGTGGGATCTGAACAGGGGACAGAGCCCCCTAAACTTTCCAGTTTCCACTAAAACGTTTGCCATTGGGGGATCTGTCAATATGGCTGAAGTGACTCCCATGAACAGCCCCATTGACATGCACAAAGCGCTTTCTGTATGAGGGTGTGATGATCTGGCTTCACAGGAGGTTTTACAGGGGCTCTGCTAATTTCTGTCACACCAACTGATAAAGGCctgtacaaaatgaaaatgaaaatgggggTAAAACCTTGTGGTGCGCCTGTCAGGGTTAAGATGGATTCAGACCTTATTCTTCAGTCTCACATACTGAGGTCTGGAGATGAAGTAGTCTATAACATGGTAAGTACTTCAGTTAAATTTTccgatgatac
This region of Conger conger chromosome 17, fConCon1.1, whole genome shotgun sequence genomic DNA includes:
- the LOC133116641 gene encoding 5'-AMP-activated protein kinase subunit gamma-1-like isoform X4 — its product is MDHLTQHPVQDRGRAMRETAAQDLDARVYMKFMRSHCCYDAIPTSSKLVIFDTTLQVKKAFFALVANGVRAAPLWDSKLQCFVGMLTITDFINILHRYYKSPMVQIYELEEHKIETWREVYLQYSFNTLVSITPESSLFDAIYSLLKNKIHRLPVIDPESGNVLHILTHKRILKFLHIFGSMIPKPRFLQKRIEELEIGTFKEIATVLETATVYDALTMFVERRVSALPVVTKEGKVIALYSRFDVINLAAQKNYNHLNMTMQEAVQGRACCVEGVLKCYPYETLETIIDRIAKAEVHRLVLVDKDNVVKGIVSLSDLLQALVLTPAAPFSSMLLTTRGISIEMDS
- the LOC133116641 gene encoding 5'-AMP-activated protein kinase subunit gamma-1-like isoform X1; this encodes MDHLTQHPVQDRGRAMRETGNMDQGSGVLSLPAAQDLDARVYMKFMRSHCCYDAIPTSSKLVIFDTTLQVKKAFFALVANGVRAAPLWDSKLQCFVGMLTITDFINILHRYYKSPMVQIYELEEHKIETWREVYLQYSFNTLVSITPESSLFDAIYSLLKNKIHRLPVIDPESGNVLHILTHKRILKFLHIFGSMIPKPRFLQKRIEELEIGTFKEIATVLETATVYDALTMFVERRVSALPVVTKEGKVIALYSRFDVINLAAQKNYNHLNMTMQEAVQGRACCVEGVLKCYPYETLETIIDRIAKAEVHRLVLVDKDNVVKGIVSLSDLLQALVLTPAAPFSSMLLTTRGISIEMDS
- the LOC133116641 gene encoding 5'-AMP-activated protein kinase subunit gamma-1-like isoform X5; translation: MKFMRSHCCYDAIPTSSKLVIFDTTLQVKKAFFALVANGVRAAPLWDSKLQCFVGMLTITDFINILHRYYKSPMVQIYELEEHKIETWREVYLQYSFNTLVSITPESSLFDAIYSLLKNKIHRLPVIDPESGNVLHILTHKRILKFLHIFGSMIPKPRFLQKRIEELEIGTFKEIATVLETATVYDALTMFVERRVSALPVVTKEGKVIALYSRFDVINLAAQKNYNHLNMTMQEAVQGRACCVEGVLKCYPYETLETIIDRIAKAEVHRLVLVDKDNVVKGIVSLSDLLQALVLTPAAPFSSMLLTTRGISIEMDS
- the LOC133116641 gene encoding 5'-AMP-activated protein kinase subunit gamma-1-like isoform X2, which produces MDHLTQHPVQDRGRAMRETGNMDGSGVLSLPAAQDLDARVYMKFMRSHCCYDAIPTSSKLVIFDTTLQVKKAFFALVANGVRAAPLWDSKLQCFVGMLTITDFINILHRYYKSPMVQIYELEEHKIETWREVYLQYSFNTLVSITPESSLFDAIYSLLKNKIHRLPVIDPESGNVLHILTHKRILKFLHIFGSMIPKPRFLQKRIEELEIGTFKEIATVLETATVYDALTMFVERRVSALPVVTKEGKVIALYSRFDVINLAAQKNYNHLNMTMQEAVQGRACCVEGVLKCYPYETLETIIDRIAKAEVHRLVLVDKDNVVKGIVSLSDLLQALVLTPAAPFSSMLLTTRGISIEMDS
- the LOC133116641 gene encoding 5'-AMP-activated protein kinase subunit gamma-1-like isoform X3, which translates into the protein MDHLTQHPVQDRGRAMRETGNMDQGSGVLSLPAAQDLDARVYMKFMRSHCCYDAIPTSSKLVIFDTTLQVKKAFFALVANGVRAAPLWDSKLQCFVGMLTITDFINILHRYYKSPMVQIYELEEHKIETWREVYLQYSFNTLVSITPESSLFDAIYSLLKNKIHRLPVIDPESGNVLHILTHKRILKFLHIFGSMIPKPRFLQKRIEELEIGTFKEIATVLETATVYDALTMFVERRVSALPVVTKEGKVIALYSRFDVINLAAQKNYNHLNMTMQEAVQGRACCVEGVLKCYPYETLETIIDRIAKAEVHRLVLVDKDNVVKGIVSLSDLLQALVLTPAGIDALF